In Paenibacillus sp. 1781tsa1, one DNA window encodes the following:
- a CDS encoding four-carbon acid sugar kinase family protein has translation MKLAIIADDLTGANDSGVQLARHGLKTSVLFNMNEEPLTHYDAVVFDTDSRSISLQEAYDRVYQAAELLTNNGFETIFKKMDSTMRGNIGSEIDAVYDVVKPDFMMIAPGYPKNNRTILNGIHYLNGVPLADTEIAHDPKTPVTISYLPDLLKQQTKYEVGEITVADLEAGQNHIRTKLEQLKTNNIPYVMVDSTEERHLELILQMTRELDYTFTWAGSAGIADYLPAHYELESRAASLDIPENSGPILTVVGSVNKNSREQLHRLMRKSRVASVSFHSFKAVSATADRTEEMERVYNEVRDKALEGQDVVLYSTAEQIDIELARATGEIRGLNHTEVSNEIVLAMGEICARLLEEGLFKGVSMTGGDTAKQICLKWNISGFELLDELEIGVPISKFIGIDDLHVITKAGGFGKPDVFIHAIQKLKGGILV, from the coding sequence ATGAAATTAGCTATTATTGCAGATGATTTGACCGGTGCCAATGACAGCGGGGTGCAGCTTGCCCGTCATGGCTTGAAGACCAGTGTTCTTTTTAATATGAATGAAGAACCTCTTACACATTACGATGCTGTCGTCTTTGATACAGATAGTCGTTCCATATCCCTGCAGGAAGCGTATGACCGTGTATATCAGGCTGCTGAATTGCTGACGAACAATGGATTTGAGACGATTTTCAAAAAGATGGACTCCACCATGCGCGGTAATATCGGCAGCGAGATTGATGCTGTGTATGATGTAGTTAAGCCGGACTTTATGATGATTGCTCCAGGATATCCGAAAAATAACCGCACTATTCTGAACGGAATTCATTACCTGAACGGCGTTCCGCTGGCAGATACTGAAATTGCCCATGATCCGAAGACACCTGTAACGATTTCCTACCTTCCGGACTTATTGAAACAACAGACCAAGTACGAAGTTGGCGAGATCACCGTCGCCGATCTGGAAGCCGGGCAGAATCATATTCGCACCAAACTGGAGCAGTTGAAAACAAATAACATCCCGTATGTGATGGTGGACTCCACTGAAGAACGCCATCTGGAACTGATCCTGCAAATGACTCGTGAGTTGGATTATACCTTTACTTGGGCAGGTTCGGCGGGCATTGCCGATTACCTCCCCGCGCATTACGAGTTGGAATCCAGGGCTGCTTCACTTGATATCCCGGAGAATTCCGGTCCAATCTTAACGGTAGTCGGCAGTGTGAACAAAAACTCTCGCGAGCAGCTGCATCGCTTGATGCGCAAGTCCCGCGTGGCTTCTGTCTCCTTCCACTCCTTCAAAGCGGTATCCGCAACCGCAGACCGTACGGAAGAGATGGAACGTGTCTATAACGAGGTCCGAGACAAAGCGCTGGAAGGACAAGATGTCGTTCTTTACTCCACCGCTGAACAGATTGATATTGAACTGGCCCGTGCAACAGGCGAAATTCGGGGGCTTAATCACACCGAAGTCAGCAATGAAATAGTACTCGCGATGGGTGAGATCTGTGCCAGACTGCTGGAAGAAGGACTGTTCAAAGGGGTATCCATGACTGGCGGCGATACGGCAAAACAGATCTGTCTGAAATGGAACATTAGCGGATTCGAGCTGCTGGATGAGCTTGAAATCGGCGTGCCGATCTCCAAGTTCATAGGCATTGATGATCTGCATGTGATTACCAAAGCAGGCGGATTCGGTAAACCTGATGTCTTTATCCATGCGATTCAAAAATTAAAAGGGGGTATTCTCGTATGA
- a CDS encoding sigma-54-dependent transcriptional regulator, protein MRTRVHFIAPYESMIPIIQECIPRFPQLTIQTDVGDLANGVELATQAEKNGAEIIISRGGTAQLIKKVVTIPVIDVQLSGYDMIRSLTLASQFNGQTAIVGFSNITSGAQSIIDLMDLPLKVYTIHSSEGVARLLLELKASGYRQIVGDVITVNTAKTYGLEGLLIQSGQESILRAMEDAQLVYRYLSKNHAISIILNDLVTREHPNLLILNERNEVVFENLTDFEKNPLTDNHMYLTNTSLEFHQSQIQNVFMVDDYQLTVNAYETTLDNKNYKVYMLEKGQPYAFAQFGITTFTDASMEPIVAESPAMQAVLKNIRALYENHEPIYLLGEADSGKSFLVKHIHQMYSGGGLLLQIDLSQVPSGHLHKIPLAKVRNVEINHMETRMEDPELLSFIQSCLQNRIGVFILGEQALNPHWSLDLELNTIMMPNLADRPEDLAPLMQHFLTGYYQKYGTTAVRIKEDALQLIQEQITDMNVNQLKHLIKQAALNEQEYVITTATLSRLLDQQPSSSPMKLNGTLKEIEKEVIQIVLQEENNNQSKAAERLGINRATLWRKLKD, encoded by the coding sequence ATGCGTACACGAGTTCACTTTATTGCTCCCTACGAATCGATGATTCCTATTATACAAGAGTGCATTCCCCGCTTTCCCCAGTTAACCATTCAGACAGACGTGGGCGACTTGGCGAACGGTGTGGAATTAGCAACTCAAGCTGAGAAAAACGGGGCAGAAATTATCATCAGCCGCGGCGGAACCGCCCAATTGATTAAAAAAGTAGTGACCATTCCTGTTATTGATGTGCAGTTATCGGGTTATGATATGATTCGTTCACTTACCCTGGCAAGCCAGTTTAACGGTCAAACGGCCATCGTTGGTTTCTCCAACATCACCTCTGGTGCACAATCGATAATTGATCTGATGGATCTGCCTCTCAAAGTCTATACCATACATAGCTCGGAAGGTGTGGCACGGTTGCTCTTGGAGTTGAAAGCTTCCGGGTACCGCCAGATTGTCGGAGATGTGATCACCGTCAACACCGCGAAGACTTATGGTCTGGAGGGATTGTTAATCCAATCCGGTCAGGAATCCATCCTTAGAGCGATGGAAGATGCGCAGTTGGTCTACCGTTATTTGAGCAAAAATCATGCGATATCCATCATACTGAATGACCTGGTTACACGGGAACATCCGAATCTACTTATTTTAAATGAACGGAATGAAGTCGTATTCGAGAACCTGACCGATTTTGAGAAAAATCCACTGACCGATAATCACATGTATCTGACCAACACCAGCCTGGAATTCCATCAATCCCAGATCCAGAATGTGTTCATGGTAGACGATTATCAGCTTACGGTCAACGCCTATGAAACGACTCTGGACAACAAAAACTACAAGGTATATATGCTGGAAAAAGGACAACCCTATGCCTTTGCACAATTCGGCATAACCACGTTCACGGACGCATCGATGGAGCCCATCGTTGCCGAGTCTCCTGCCATGCAGGCGGTATTGAAGAACATTCGGGCACTTTACGAGAATCATGAACCGATCTATCTGCTCGGTGAAGCGGATTCCGGTAAATCATTTCTGGTCAAACATATTCATCAGATGTACTCCGGTGGCGGACTGTTATTACAGATCGATCTCTCGCAAGTTCCGTCCGGCCATTTGCACAAGATACCACTCGCCAAAGTTCGAAATGTAGAAATTAACCACATGGAGACACGTATGGAAGATCCGGAGTTGCTCTCTTTTATCCAGAGCTGCCTTCAAAACCGGATTGGGGTGTTTATACTCGGGGAGCAGGCATTGAACCCACATTGGTCACTCGATTTGGAGCTTAATACAATCATGATGCCAAATCTTGCGGATAGACCAGAAGATCTGGCTCCACTGATGCAGCATTTCCTTACAGGTTACTACCAGAAGTACGGAACTACTGCGGTGAGAATAAAAGAAGATGCGCTACAGCTGATCCAAGAACAGATCACAGATATGAATGTCAACCAGTTGAAACATCTGATCAAGCAGGCTGCACTTAATGAACAGGAGTATGTAATCACCACCGCTACCTTATCCCGCTTGCTGGATCAGCAACCTTCTTCTAGCCCAATGAAGTTGAACGGCACGCTGAAGGAGATCGAAAAGGAAGTTATTCAAATCGTGCTTCAGGAGGAAAATAACAATCAATCGAAGGCGGCAGAGCGTCTGGGGATTAACCGGGCCACATTATGGCGTAAACTTAAAGATTAA
- a CDS encoding TFIIB-type zinc ribbon-containing protein, with protein sequence MPVIEYKCPNCGSGMIFDSVSGALSCPSCGRQDNIEQIPDPLKRQVFTENEVKEYHCNSCGADIVTEPETSATTCSFCGAAVVLSDRLTGNLAPAMVIPFSINKDQAKQAFKKWCKNGLLTPSGFMSADRIQSITGMYVPFWLYELHNKIEVHGRGTKVRSYTQGDYHYTETQHFDIYRRIRLNYVNLPIDASEKMKDELMDKLEPFPYNQLKLFKTPYLAGYIAEKYSYTDEELFPRAKEKTKSYIDSYIASTVSGYSSVSYTDKQIDTTLKNADYVLLPVWMVNYDYNRAQYTFAMNGQTGKVVGKPPISKAKVAGWFAGVSAVSLLSLKLVSWMMGGGFL encoded by the coding sequence ATGCCGGTTATTGAATATAAATGTCCAAACTGCGGCAGTGGTATGATCTTTGACAGTGTGTCAGGTGCACTATCCTGTCCCAGCTGCGGCCGCCAGGACAACATAGAGCAGATCCCCGATCCCTTGAAGAGACAAGTATTCACCGAAAATGAGGTCAAGGAATACCACTGTAACAGCTGCGGAGCTGACATTGTGACGGAGCCGGAGACCAGTGCGACGACATGCAGTTTCTGCGGTGCAGCGGTTGTACTCAGTGATCGGCTGACGGGCAATCTTGCCCCCGCGATGGTGATTCCCTTTTCGATCAACAAGGATCAAGCCAAACAGGCTTTCAAAAAGTGGTGCAAAAACGGCCTGTTAACGCCAAGTGGCTTCATGTCCGCCGATCGAATCCAGAGCATTACCGGCATGTACGTACCGTTCTGGTTGTACGAGTTACATAACAAAATTGAAGTGCATGGCCGTGGTACCAAGGTCAGATCTTACACTCAGGGAGACTACCATTACACGGAAACTCAGCATTTCGATATATATCGCAGAATTCGGCTGAATTACGTGAATCTGCCCATCGATGCATCGGAGAAAATGAAGGATGAACTGATGGATAAGCTGGAGCCTTTTCCATATAATCAGCTGAAATTGTTCAAGACCCCGTATCTGGCGGGGTACATTGCGGAAAAATACAGTTACACGGACGAAGAACTTTTTCCACGGGCCAAGGAAAAGACGAAATCTTACATTGATTCTTATATTGCTTCAACCGTATCCGGATATAGCAGCGTGAGTTACACGGATAAACAGATCGATACCACGCTCAAAAATGCGGACTATGTGCTGCTCCCGGTGTGGATGGTCAACTATGACTACAATCGGGCACAGTATACCTTTGCCATGAATGGTCAGACAGGGAAAGTGGTCGGCAAACCGCCGATCAGCAAAGCCAAAGTGGCCGGATGGTTCGCAGGAGTATCTGCCGTCTCGTTGCTGTCACTGAAGCTGGTTTCCTGGATGATGGGAGGTGGATTCTTATGA
- a CDS encoding TetR/AcrR family transcriptional regulator, producing the protein MGRKQSFTETELLDTTKKLILEHGYDGFHLKLLSQHLSGARSTIYQYYANKEEIVAACMKRVIATVLENSLAVDETDPMDALEQLLLIYAEESTLHQLLGDASKINTTNSAAAARDLEYIEEAHKTLKIQLSRLFERAQQDHALRQDIPLPVLIGVFFNLINTPNMMNIPTPDWGKLLFQMWIGGAKS; encoded by the coding sequence ATGGGAAGAAAACAATCTTTTACCGAAACAGAGCTACTGGATACGACCAAGAAATTAATTCTTGAGCATGGCTACGACGGTTTTCATCTCAAGCTGCTCTCACAGCATCTGTCCGGAGCCCGGAGCACGATATATCAATATTACGCGAATAAAGAAGAGATTGTTGCTGCTTGTATGAAGCGTGTAATAGCAACCGTGTTGGAGAATTCATTAGCCGTTGATGAGACTGATCCCATGGATGCTCTTGAGCAACTGCTTCTGATCTACGCAGAAGAATCGACGCTCCATCAACTTCTGGGAGATGCCAGTAAAATTAATACGACTAATTCTGCTGCGGCAGCGAGAGATCTTGAATATATTGAGGAAGCACATAAGACCCTCAAAATTCAATTATCACGCTTATTTGAACGCGCACAGCAGGATCACGCCCTCCGGCAAGATATCCCTCTACCTGTACTTATTGGTGTTTTCTTCAACTTGATTAATACACCTAACATGATGAATATCCCTACGCCTGATTGGGGAAAGCTGCTGTTCCAAATGTGGATCGGAGGAGCCAAGAGCTAA
- a CDS encoding YgcG family protein: MRKRTPLVVVMATLILLMITLVAPLVPMSSASAAENKNLIYDEANLLSEQDKVELNALANQYGAERQTDFVILTTNNIENQDVMLLTEDFYDKQGLGYDKKFGNAVILTMDMNNREVYLAGFYKAKEYLSDQRLDSIRNRITSELSSGDYKLAFEKYIELSYEYMGYEPGVNPNNILFNGWFQLGVSVVLGGIVVGIMTYRSGGRVTVNRATYEDSSNSSVIDRQDRYIRTTVTKRKIEKNNNNGGGGGGGGTSRGGHSHSGSRGSF, from the coding sequence ATGAGAAAAAGAACCCCTCTTGTTGTCGTGATGGCTACGCTCATTTTACTAATGATAACGCTTGTTGCTCCGTTAGTTCCAATGTCTTCGGCATCCGCAGCGGAGAACAAAAATCTCATCTACGATGAGGCCAACCTGCTGAGTGAGCAGGATAAGGTTGAGCTGAATGCACTTGCGAATCAGTATGGCGCGGAACGGCAGACGGACTTTGTTATTTTGACAACAAATAATATAGAGAATCAGGATGTTATGCTTTTAACAGAAGATTTTTATGATAAGCAGGGGCTAGGGTACGACAAGAAATTTGGCAATGCTGTCATATTGACGATGGATATGAATAATCGCGAAGTGTATCTGGCTGGATTTTATAAGGCAAAAGAATATTTGAGTGATCAGCGGCTGGATTCTATCCGTAACCGTATTACCTCCGAGTTGTCCAGTGGGGATTATAAACTTGCATTTGAGAAATATATTGAGCTTTCTTACGAATATATGGGGTATGAACCTGGTGTAAATCCGAACAATATTTTGTTTAACGGATGGTTTCAGTTAGGAGTCTCGGTCGTTCTTGGGGGGATTGTTGTTGGTATTATGACCTATCGTTCCGGCGGACGTGTCACAGTCAATCGTGCGACTTATGAGGATTCAAGCAATTCCAGTGTAATAGATCGTCAGGATCGTTATATCCGTACAACCGTAACCAAGCGCAAAATCGAGAAGAACAATAACAACGGTGGCGGAGGCGGCGGAGGAGGTACATCGCGAGGTGGCCACTCACATAGTGGAAGTAGAGGATCATTTTAA
- a CDS encoding ABC transporter ATP-binding protein, with translation MSKGLHMREVTMYYAEGNNRITALDHVSISVEPGEFVAVVGPSGSGKSTFLSIAGAMLKASEGDIQLNGNHISKLTEKELSNIRLQEVGFIMQSSNLVPYLNVLDQLLVVKRMAGTVKKEDKAFATKLLEELGLGLKLKSFPEELSGGEKQRTAIARSLMNNPNIILADEPTASLDTKRAHEVVSLIAQEVKSRQKAAIMVTHDERMLEYCDKVYRMYDGGMSLATS, from the coding sequence ATGAGTAAGGGATTGCACATGCGAGAAGTCACCATGTATTATGCCGAAGGAAACAATCGGATCACCGCGCTCGATCATGTATCCATATCCGTGGAGCCGGGGGAGTTTGTTGCTGTAGTTGGACCTTCTGGTTCTGGTAAAAGTACATTCTTATCTATTGCTGGGGCCATGCTGAAAGCCTCCGAAGGAGATATTCAACTAAACGGAAATCATATTTCGAAGCTTACGGAGAAAGAGCTATCTAATATTCGTCTGCAAGAAGTGGGATTTATTATGCAATCTTCAAATCTAGTTCCCTATCTAAATGTTCTCGATCAACTGCTAGTTGTAAAAAGAATGGCGGGAACGGTAAAAAAAGAGGATAAGGCATTTGCCACCAAGCTGCTGGAAGAACTGGGGCTCGGTTTGAAGTTAAAAAGTTTTCCCGAAGAGTTATCCGGTGGTGAGAAACAACGGACAGCCATTGCGCGTTCTTTAATGAATAATCCCAACATCATCTTAGCCGATGAACCAACCGCCAGTTTGGACACCAAACGAGCCCATGAAGTGGTTAGTCTAATCGCGCAAGAAGTGAAATCACGCCAAAAAGCAGCCATTATGGTTACCCATGATGAGCGTATGCTTGAATATTGTGACAAGG
- a CDS encoding PspA/IM30 family protein, with protein MGILSRFRDVMKANVNHMLSRAEDPEKSVNEYMRNLSSDLGQVKAETTAVLSDESRAKRALDECSAEVKKLQRYAEKSAESGDEDKARNFLEKKVKLADKLNELQAAYERASAKAKMMKHMNDKLVADLGQLEARYAELKGRMADAKAQQQANERNASAGRAESALKAMEDKANQALNEAEALAELRAGAQEDDLDELIAQLERDMNADAGNNEHASPSADEELAAIQEKLKNK; from the coding sequence ATGGGAATCTTATCGAGGTTTAGAGACGTGATGAAGGCCAATGTGAACCACATGCTGTCTCGGGCGGAAGACCCGGAGAAGAGCGTGAATGAGTATATGCGCAACCTGAGCAGTGATCTGGGTCAGGTAAAAGCAGAGACGACGGCGGTGTTGTCGGACGAGAGCCGGGCGAAGCGAGCATTGGATGAGTGCAGCGCCGAGGTCAAGAAGTTACAGCGGTACGCAGAGAAATCGGCGGAGTCCGGAGACGAAGACAAGGCACGTAATTTTCTGGAGAAGAAAGTGAAGCTGGCTGACAAATTGAACGAATTACAGGCTGCCTATGAACGTGCTTCTGCCAAAGCCAAGATGATGAAGCATATGAACGATAAACTGGTTGCAGATCTGGGGCAACTGGAAGCGCGGTATGCAGAACTGAAAGGTCGCATGGCAGATGCGAAGGCGCAGCAACAGGCCAATGAACGGAATGCATCTGCGGGCAGAGCTGAATCTGCATTGAAGGCCATGGAAGACAAGGCCAATCAGGCATTGAACGAAGCAGAAGCTTTAGCAGAACTGCGTGCCGGAGCACAGGAAGATGATCTGGACGAATTAATTGCCCAGCTTGAGAGGGACATGAACGCGGATGCGGGTAATAATGAACATGCGTCGCCAAGTGCGGATGAAGAACTCGCAGCGATCCAGGAGAAACTAAAGAATAAATAA
- a CDS encoding 2-keto-3-deoxygluconate permease, with amino-acid sequence MNIKATLDRIPGGMMVVPLLLGATINTFFPSALRIGGFTEALFVNSASTLIALFLLIAGTQITFKTAGSSVGKGLTLLTFKWVIGAGLGFIAILFADSSGLFLGLAPLAIIAAMTNSNGGLYIALAGQYGKEDDKAAYPFLALSDGPFLTMVALSIFGAMGFANGMFSPMAFVAVLLPLIVGVIIGNLDRNLGDWLYKGSDKLVPFFAFSLGMGINFSSIIQGGLGGILLGVLTVLLTGGIGYLLFKAIGWNPIVGASEGSTAGNAVGTPAAIVAANASFGPIAEIATVQIAASVVTTAILLPIFIGFLSKRLEKSGGVEKYNQRPTT; translated from the coding sequence ATGAACATTAAAGCAACTTTAGATCGTATCCCTGGCGGTATGATGGTTGTCCCCCTGTTGCTTGGTGCAACTATCAATACATTCTTCCCGAGTGCCCTGCGCATTGGCGGATTCACGGAAGCCCTCTTCGTTAACAGTGCGAGTACGTTGATTGCGCTGTTCCTGTTAATTGCGGGTACACAGATTACGTTCAAAACGGCGGGTTCATCTGTCGGCAAAGGTTTAACCTTGCTTACGTTCAAATGGGTGATTGGTGCAGGCCTTGGTTTTATCGCTATTTTGTTTGCGGATTCAAGCGGTTTATTCCTGGGTCTGGCCCCACTTGCCATTATCGCTGCGATGACCAACTCCAACGGTGGTCTGTACATCGCACTCGCTGGTCAATACGGTAAAGAAGATGACAAGGCAGCTTACCCGTTCCTCGCGCTTAGCGATGGTCCGTTCCTGACCATGGTAGCGCTCTCGATCTTTGGTGCAATGGGCTTTGCGAACGGCATGTTCTCCCCGATGGCATTCGTTGCTGTATTGCTTCCGCTCATCGTTGGTGTCATTATTGGTAATCTGGACCGTAATCTGGGGGATTGGCTGTACAAAGGCAGTGACAAACTCGTTCCGTTCTTTGCATTCTCCCTGGGTATGGGAATCAACTTCTCCTCCATCATCCAAGGTGGTCTAGGTGGCATTCTGCTCGGTGTTCTGACCGTGCTTCTCACAGGCGGAATCGGATACCTGTTGTTCAAAGCCATTGGCTGGAACCCCATCGTTGGTGCATCCGAAGGTTCAACAGCCGGGAATGCGGTAGGTACACCTGCTGCCATCGTGGCTGCTAATGCTTCATTTGGCCCGATTGCGGAGATTGCTACTGTGCAAATTGCGGCGAGCGTTGTAACGACAGCTATCCTGTTACCGATCTTCATCGGGTTCCTCTCCAAACGACTGGAGAAATCAGGTGGCGTCGAGAAATACAATCAACGACCAACCACATAA
- a CDS encoding ABC transporter permease: protein MFLAMKELMHSKMKFLMIIIIFVLMAWLVFILSGLGNGLSTLAASTFKTMKADYVIFEEGAQSSMSKSLLSDQLVAKAEQLPNVDAASPMGSTMATAMKEASTKNEDKVDIAIIGINPGSFLEPAIVEGENLSSENPTGVVVNSTLKDEGYNIGDTFQLDGTTESLTIIGFVENQTYNHVASVFTPMAEWRKIAFAAPSSDKGIAEPVNAIMLQGENIDPEAINKELSSTDTVTRAKAVQGMPGYKEENGTILMMLAFLLAISAFVLGVFFYVITMQKTNQFGIMKAIGASNRFLGKAIISQVFVLSLTSIVVGILLTYGTAAIMPKGMPFKLETSLVFNYSIILLVIAMLSSLVSVRKITKIDPLKALGRVE from the coding sequence ATGTTTTTAGCGATGAAGGAGTTAATGCATAGTAAAATGAAGTTTTTGATGATTATCATTATCTTCGTACTAATGGCTTGGTTGGTATTTATTTTATCCGGTCTGGGGAATGGATTGTCTACGCTAGCCGCATCAACATTCAAGACCATGAAGGCTGATTATGTCATCTTTGAAGAAGGAGCTCAGTCTTCCATGAGCAAGTCACTGCTGTCAGATCAACTGGTGGCGAAGGCGGAACAACTTCCTAATGTGGATGCTGCATCACCTATGGGAAGTACGATGGCAACAGCAATGAAAGAGGCGAGTACCAAGAATGAAGATAAAGTCGATATAGCGATTATAGGAATTAACCCAGGAAGCTTTCTGGAACCAGCTATAGTAGAAGGTGAAAACCTCTCTTCTGAGAATCCTACCGGGGTGGTTGTGAATTCGACCCTAAAAGATGAGGGCTATAACATCGGGGACACCTTTCAACTGGATGGCACGACGGAATCATTGACAATTATTGGATTCGTGGAGAATCAGACCTATAACCACGTTGCATCCGTATTTACCCCAATGGCTGAATGGCGGAAGATTGCCTTTGCGGCTCCAAGTTCAGATAAAGGAATTGCCGAACCGGTTAATGCGATCATGTTACAAGGCGAGAATATTGATCCAGAAGCTATAAATAAAGAGTTATCCAGTACGGATACAGTTACCCGGGCGAAAGCTGTGCAAGGGATGCCAGGGTACAAAGAAGAGAACGGAACGATTCTGATGATGCTTGCATTTCTACTCGCGATCTCTGCATTTGTACTTGGGGTATTCTTCTATGTCATTACGATGCAAAAAACCAACCAGTTTGGCATTATGAAAGCGATAGGCGCTAGTAACCGTTTCTTGGGAAAAGCCATTATCTCGCAAGTGTTTGTACTTTCGCTGACTAGCATTGTTGTTGGAATCTTGCTGACTTATGGGACAGCAGCAATTATGCCAAAAGGAATGCCATTTAAGCTGGAAACCAGTCTTGTCTTCAATTATTCTATTATCTTGCTGGTTATCGCTATGTTAAGTTCATTGGTATCTGTTCGCAAAATTACAAAGATTGATCCGCTTAAGGCGCTCGGGAGGGTTGAATAA
- the pdxA gene encoding 4-hydroxythreonine-4-phosphate dehydrogenase PdxA: MKPTIGITMGDAAGIGPEIIMKALGHQEMYDQCNPLVIGDAKILERVLPVIGSSLNVNAIQEPSEAKYEFGTVDVIDLNLVPADLEYGKVSAVAGDAAFQFLAKAIDLAKKHQIQSICTAPLNKEALHQGGHLYPGHTEILADLTDTQDFSMMLTTPNLRVIHLTTHMGLIDAIASINPERTYTVVKLAHDTLKKAGFENPRVAVCGINPHAGENGLFGNGEEEEKLQPGIERAQQEGINVVGPLPADTLFFRAGRGDFDIVVACYHDQGHAPIKVMGIEEGVNITVGLKGGIIRTSVDHGTAFDIAGKNIADDKSMLAAIRSAIELAPKDQG, from the coding sequence ATGAAACCTACAATTGGAATTACGATGGGCGACGCAGCAGGTATTGGACCGGAGATTATTATGAAAGCACTGGGTCATCAAGAGATGTACGATCAGTGCAATCCACTCGTGATCGGTGATGCGAAGATTCTGGAGCGTGTACTGCCAGTCATCGGCTCAAGTCTGAACGTTAACGCGATTCAAGAACCTTCCGAAGCCAAGTATGAATTCGGTACTGTAGATGTGATTGATTTGAACCTTGTCCCGGCGGACTTGGAATACGGCAAAGTATCTGCCGTGGCTGGGGATGCAGCATTCCAGTTTCTCGCCAAAGCCATTGATCTCGCCAAAAAACACCAGATTCAATCCATCTGTACAGCACCTTTGAACAAAGAAGCTTTGCATCAAGGGGGGCACCTGTATCCAGGGCACACCGAAATTCTGGCTGACCTGACGGATACACAGGACTTCTCGATGATGCTGACAACGCCTAATCTGAGAGTCATTCACCTGACGACACACATGGGTCTGATTGATGCCATTGCGAGTATCAACCCGGAAAGAACCTACACCGTTGTGAAGCTTGCCCATGATACGCTGAAAAAAGCAGGCTTTGAGAATCCGCGCGTAGCCGTATGCGGAATCAACCCTCATGCCGGAGAGAACGGACTGTTCGGCAACGGGGAAGAAGAAGAAAAACTGCAGCCCGGCATTGAGCGTGCGCAGCAGGAAGGCATTAACGTCGTTGGTCCACTCCCGGCGGACACACTCTTCTTCCGCGCTGGCCGCGGCGACTTCGATATCGTTGTAGCTTGCTACCACGACCAAGGCCATGCGCCAATTAAGGTAATGGGCATCGAGGAAGGCGTGAACATCACCGTTGGTCTGAAGGGCGGCATCATTCGTACGTCGGTTGATCATGGTACAGCCTTCGATATCGCTGGCAAGAACATCGCCGATGACAAAAGCATGCTGGCAGCCATCCGCTCCGCCATTGAGCTGGCACCAAAGGATCAGGGATAA